In Jaculus jaculus isolate mJacJac1 chromosome 4, mJacJac1.mat.Y.cur, whole genome shotgun sequence, a single genomic region encodes these proteins:
- the LOC123460171 gene encoding 60S ribosomal protein L27a-like, producing MRHYHLKRNQSFCPTVNLDKLWTLVSEQTRVNAAKNKTGVAPIIDVVRSGYYKVLGKGKLPKQPVIVKAKFFSRRAEEKIKGVGGACVLVA from the coding sequence ATGAGGCATTACCACTTAAAGAGGAACCAGAGCTTCTGCCCCACTGTCAACCTTGACAAATTGTGGACATTGGTCAGTGAACAGACCAGGGTAAATGCTGCCAAAAACAAGACTGGAGTTGCCCCCATCATTGACGTTGTGCGATCGGGTTACTACAAAGTTCTGGGGAAAGGAAAGCTCCCTAAGCAACCTGTCATCGTGAAGGCCAAATTTTTCAGCAGAAGAGCTGAGGAGAAGATAAAGGGTGTTGGGGGCGCCTGTGTCCTGGTGGCTTGA